In Oceanobacillus sp. FSL K6-2867, one DNA window encodes the following:
- the dapA gene encoding 4-hydroxy-tetrahydrodipicolinate synthase, translated as MHFGNVLTAMVTPFNEAGEIDFERTKGLVNYLIANGTDGLVVAGTTGESPTLTHNEKMKLFQTVVKEVNGRVPVIAGTGSNNTRASIELTKEATAIGVDGIMLVAPYYNKPSQEGMYQHFSTIAESTALPVMLYNIPGRSVVNMELETIVRLSEIPNIVSVKEASGDLDKVSEIISHTSGNFTVYSGDDSLTLPTLAVGGTGIVSVASHIIGNEMQEMVKLFKNGDVDEASAMHRHILPVMKGLFSAPSPTPVKEALNHIGIPVGGVRLPLVPLTELEREAVCKLAAKYEVKNAVGY; from the coding sequence ATGCATTTCGGGAATGTATTAACAGCAATGGTTACCCCGTTTAATGAGGCGGGAGAAATTGATTTTGAACGTACAAAAGGGCTGGTTAATTATTTAATAGCAAATGGTACGGACGGTTTAGTAGTTGCAGGGACAACAGGTGAATCACCAACATTAACACATAATGAAAAAATGAAGCTGTTCCAAACGGTTGTAAAAGAGGTAAATGGCAGGGTTCCTGTTATTGCAGGAACTGGATCGAATAATACGAGAGCTTCTATTGAATTGACAAAAGAGGCCACTGCTATAGGTGTTGATGGTATTATGCTTGTGGCACCGTACTATAATAAGCCGTCACAAGAAGGAATGTATCAGCACTTCAGTACAATTGCAGAAAGTACTGCACTGCCTGTTATGCTTTATAATATTCCTGGCAGAAGCGTTGTTAATATGGAATTAGAAACAATTGTGCGACTTTCCGAAATTCCAAACATTGTGTCGGTGAAAGAGGCTAGTGGCGATTTAGATAAGGTTTCAGAAATTATCAGTCATACTTCTGGTAATTTTACGGTTTACAGTGGTGATGATAGCCTTACATTACCAACGCTTGCTGTTGGAGGGACAGGGATTGTTTCAGTAGCTTCTCATATTATAGGTAATGAGATGCAAGAGATGGTAAAGCTTTTCAAGAATGGTGATGTAGATGAAGCTAGTGCTATGCACCGACATATTTTGCCGGTAATGAAAGGTTTATTTTCAGCCCCAAGTCCAACACCAGTTAAAGAAGCGCTGAACCATATTGGGATACCAGTTGGTGGTGTCCGTCTGCCGCTTGTACCATTAACAGAGTTGGAAAGAGAAGCTGTTTGTAAGCTAGCAGCAAAGTACGAAGTGAAAAACGCTGTTGGATATTAG
- a CDS encoding nitroreductase family protein, giving the protein MDVFQAIQERREITTYADRSIPDKVLEKVVDAGYYAPTGNNLPSKSLIIVRNRPNLDSLAATTPYMNWLKEAKAAIVVTGKPKISKYWLQDASIACAFIWLEAVEAGLGAAFGAVYHSEDKKESFVRENHVRKLLSIPEEHHIVAILGMGYPEGTLKPKKHLAREDIVHYETFS; this is encoded by the coding sequence ATGGATGTTTTTCAAGCCATACAAGAAAGACGTGAAATTACAACGTATGCTGATCGTTCCATTCCAGATAAGGTTCTAGAAAAGGTTGTGGATGCTGGTTATTATGCACCAACAGGTAATAATCTTCCATCAAAGTCATTAATTATAGTAAGGAATCGACCAAACTTGGACAGTCTTGCTGCAACAACTCCTTATATGAATTGGTTAAAAGAGGCGAAAGCAGCTATTGTCGTTACAGGGAAGCCAAAAATAAGTAAGTACTGGCTGCAGGATGCATCAATTGCTTGTGCGTTTATTTGGCTTGAAGCGGTTGAAGCTGGGCTTGGTGCGGCATTTGGAGCAGTTTATCATTCTGAGGATAAGAAAGAGTCGTTTGTTAGAGAAAATCATGTACGGAAACTATTAAGCATTCCGGAAGAGCATCATATTGTCGCTATTTTAGGAATGGGATACCCGGAAGGAACATTAAAACCAAAAAAACATCTGGCAAGAGAAGATATAGTACATTATGAAACATTTAGCTAA
- the pdxK gene encoding pyridoxine/pyridoxal/pyridoxamine kinase: MTMKKTLTLAGSDTSGGAGIAADLKTFQEHDVYGMTALTCIVTMNPEGWNHHVTPIDLDLVNKQLDTILSVGVDAMKSGMLGSVDIIKLGAEKIDAYNINNFVLDPVMVCKGEDEVLQPENTDAMREYLIPRALVTTPNLFEASQLAQVKPLKTIEDMKQAAIKIHQLGAKNVVIKGGKALDHEKAIDLFYDGTDFEILEKGKIDTTYNHGAGCTFAAAITANLANGKSVKDSVFAAKDFVTAAIANGWKLNKYVGPVMHGAYNKITNK, encoded by the coding sequence ATGACAATGAAAAAAACGTTAACACTTGCAGGATCGGACACAAGTGGGGGAGCGGGCATCGCTGCTGACTTAAAAACATTTCAGGAACATGATGTATATGGCATGACTGCTTTAACCTGTATCGTTACAATGAATCCAGAAGGCTGGAATCATCATGTAACACCAATTGATCTGGATCTTGTAAACAAACAATTAGACACTATTTTATCTGTCGGAGTGGATGCGATGAAATCTGGCATGTTAGGCTCTGTCGATATCATTAAGCTTGGTGCAGAAAAAATAGATGCATATAATATTAATAATTTCGTACTAGATCCAGTTATGGTTTGTAAAGGCGAAGATGAAGTATTGCAGCCTGAAAATACAGACGCAATGCGTGAATATCTTATTCCGCGTGCACTCGTTACAACACCTAACTTATTTGAAGCCAGTCAATTAGCACAGGTTAAACCCTTAAAAACAATTGAAGACATGAAGCAAGCTGCAATAAAAATCCATCAGCTTGGAGCCAAAAATGTGGTCATTAAAGGCGGCAAGGCACTGGATCATGAAAAAGCGATCGATTTATTCTACGATGGTACAGACTTTGAAATCCTTGAAAAAGGAAAAATTGATACTACCTATAACCATGGTGCTGGATGTACTTTTGCTGCAGCGATCACAGCAAATCTAGCAAATGGCAAAAGTGTAAAGGATTCAGTATTTGCTGCTAAAGATTTTGTCACTGCAGCAATCGCTAACGGCTGGAAACTGAACAAGTATGTTGGCCCAGTCATGCATGGTGCATATAATAAAATAACAAATAAATAG
- a CDS encoding YusW family protein translates to MKKFMVFVTITTLALFIAACGTTEDDTNTNSPADNNAGETENNAANEQDNAANDQNNANTENGSTTDNNDATNDRDNVTTEMDADYPFTSFDLEADFEGTEDIVEVEYEQDTNETEASYRNETQGIQLRGDEAMQELDSIFSTFDFDENTPKEEVLSTVLEAFNIPNDAQNVELDIEYSGGTEVEYQQ, encoded by the coding sequence ATGAAAAAGTTTATGGTATTTGTAACAATAACAACATTAGCCTTGTTTATTGCAGCTTGCGGAACGACAGAAGATGATACAAACACAAATTCTCCAGCGGATAATAATGCTGGTGAAACGGAAAACAATGCCGCGAACGAGCAAGATAATGCTGCAAATGACCAAAATAATGCCAATACGGAAAATGGTTCAACAACAGATAACAATGATGCCACAAATGACCGTGATAATGTAACAACAGAGATGGATGCCGATTACCCGTTTACGAGCTTTGATTTAGAAGCAGATTTCGAGGGTACGGAAGATATCGTCGAAGTAGAATACGAACAGGATACGAATGAAACAGAAGCATCCTATCGAAATGAAACACAAGGAATTCAGTTACGGGGGGATGAAGCGATGCAAGAGCTTGATAGCATCTTCTCCACTTTTGACTTTGATGAAAACACGCCAAAAGAAGAAGTTCTAAGCACCGTACTTGAAGCTTTCAATATCCCAAACGATGCGCAAAATGTTGAATTAGACATTGAGTATTCAGGTGGGACCGAAGTTGAATATCAACAATAA
- a CDS encoding NADPH-dependent FMN reductase — translation MKIVAMVGSNRKESYNMKLVQFMQNRYAGKIDIEILPINQLPMYNEDDELNPPEVVKEIRAKISASDGILFATPEYNGSISGMLKNAIDWFSRVEKVMVKKPAMIVGASMGALGTVKAQLHLRQILNSPGVATLTLPGNEVFVGSVHEKIDAEGNLTDEPTVLFIDSVVTNFVNWTENFKVTADVK, via the coding sequence ATGAAAATTGTTGCAATGGTAGGGAGTAATAGAAAAGAATCATATAACATGAAGCTTGTTCAGTTCATGCAGAATAGATATGCAGGAAAAATTGATATTGAAATTTTACCGATCAATCAGCTTCCAATGTATAATGAGGATGATGAATTAAATCCACCAGAAGTTGTGAAAGAAATCCGTGCAAAAATAAGTGCAAGTGATGGCATATTGTTTGCAACTCCAGAATATAATGGCTCTATTTCCGGAATGTTAAAAAACGCAATTGATTGGTTTTCACGTGTAGAGAAAGTAATGGTGAAGAAGCCTGCAATGATTGTTGGAGCTTCTATGGGAGCGTTAGGTACAGTGAAAGCACAGCTGCACTTACGTCAAATTTTAAATTCGCCAGGAGTAGCTACATTAACACTGCCTGGAAATGAAGTGTTTGTTGGCTCTGTTCATGAAAAAATCGATGCAGAAGGAAACTTGACAGATGAACCTACCGTTCTATTTATTGATTCCGTTGTAACGAATTTTGTTAACTGGACTGAAAATTTCAAGGTTACTGCTGATGTAAAATAA
- a CDS encoding GNAT family protein — MQFTIKNMTEKYAIEVLCWKYERPYNFYNQVLTSHAIMELTGKKYYTVFDRYDVLVGFFCVGAPAQVPAGYPYGAYKEDCVDIGLGMKPAFTGRGLGLLFFSAILDFVSESHVGLDIRLTVATFNKRAIRLYEKAGFVQQAKFQSEQTEFITMLKRSHC, encoded by the coding sequence ATGCAATTTACGATAAAAAATATGACGGAAAAATATGCGATTGAAGTTCTTTGCTGGAAATACGAGCGGCCATATAATTTTTATAACCAAGTATTAACAAGTCACGCAATTATGGAGCTGACCGGAAAGAAATATTATACAGTTTTTGACCGGTATGATGTGCTTGTAGGTTTTTTCTGTGTCGGGGCTCCAGCACAAGTGCCTGCCGGATATCCATATGGTGCATATAAAGAAGACTGTGTTGATATAGGCCTGGGCATGAAGCCAGCATTTACGGGAAGAGGACTTGGCTTGTTATTTTTTTCTGCAATCCTTGATTTTGTATCGGAAAGCCATGTAGGGTTGGATATCCGATTAACTGTTGCCACCTTTAATAAACGAGCTATTCGTCTTTATGAAAAAGCGGGCTTTGTTCAACAAGCTAAATTTCAAAGTGAGCAGACTGAGTTTATTACGATGCTCAAACGGTCTCATTGCTAG
- a CDS encoding TetR/AcrR family transcriptional regulator, whose protein sequence is MNRKKKQIIDAAHRLFVEKGFVATSIQDILDEAEIAKGTFYNYFTSKNECLMAILEFVYEETTQKRNEIAHGKSIQDEKVLAEQIAIRMDTNRKHSMMALFSSISLLDDEDLQEFIGKQHRMELQWIAKRLTEVNGADTKRFALDHAVILLGTIHHSVHLLKISDNKEISPRKVIQFALDSIKPVIKGKNQEVLFQADMISNAIDNAEETILTLKSRTIYRLQTMLSEIKKRENKHTKKVDYLLFLIEELELDEPRIYLVESVLMSLSKMIDEQKDKGNERQVFQLVWSLIEKIKKTDVE, encoded by the coding sequence ATGAATCGTAAGAAAAAGCAAATCATAGATGCTGCACATCGGTTGTTTGTCGAAAAAGGATTTGTGGCGACATCAATTCAAGATATTTTGGATGAAGCAGAAATTGCAAAGGGAACATTTTATAATTACTTCACTTCGAAAAATGAATGTTTAATGGCAATATTGGAATTTGTTTATGAAGAGACAACCCAAAAAAGAAATGAGATTGCGCATGGAAAAAGCATACAAGATGAGAAAGTTTTAGCTGAGCAAATAGCTATTCGGATGGATACGAATCGCAAACATAGCATGATGGCACTTTTTTCTTCGATATCGCTTTTAGATGACGAAGATTTACAGGAATTTATTGGAAAGCAACACAGAATGGAATTACAATGGATTGCCAAAAGGTTGACAGAAGTTAACGGAGCAGATACAAAACGTTTTGCGCTAGACCATGCTGTCATTCTTTTGGGCACCATACATCACTCTGTTCATCTCCTGAAAATCAGTGATAATAAAGAGATAAGCCCAAGAAAAGTAATTCAATTTGCTCTTGATTCTATAAAACCGGTGATTAAAGGGAAGAATCAGGAAGTGCTTTTTCAAGCGGACATGATTTCAAACGCTATAGATAATGCTGAGGAAACTATCCTAACTTTAAAAAGCCGGACAATTTACCGGTTGCAAACAATGCTTAGTGAAATAAAAAAGCGCGAAAATAAGCATACAAAAAAAGTTGATTATCTGCTATTTTTGATTGAAGAGCTGGAATTGGACGAACCGCGTATTTATTTAGTGGAGAGTGTACTAATGTCGTTGTCAAAAATGATTGATGAACAAAAAGATAAAGGCAATGAACGGCAAGTCTTTCAATTGGTATGGTCTTTAATTGAAAAAATAAAGAAAACCGATGTTGAATAA
- a CDS encoding DHA2 family efflux MFS transporter permease subunit: protein MSEINPIEHKPPYGMIAILFIGAFVSILNETLLNVALPSIMEEFQVNPTAVQWLSTGYMLINGILIPASAFFIQRFTNRSLFLTAMTLFTLGTLLASLSPTFGILLTARMIQASGSAVMMPLLMNIMLTAFPKEKRGTAMGIFGMVMFVAPAIGPTLSGWIVEHYSWRMLFDIVLPFAVFTLVYSIFKLKNITPQRNLKLDVFSIVLSSLGFGGLLYGFSSAGDKGWDHPLVYGTIIIGFIALIALILRQLQMDDPMLEFRIFKYPMFALSSAISIVLSMAMFSAMILVPIYIQTIRGFSPMDAGLLMLPGAIVMGFMSPITGRLFDKYGARTLAIIGLIIIVTTTFFFSQLDMEMSYVSLMLLFTLRSFGMSMVMMPVMTNGLNQLPMEANPHGTAMNNTLQQVSGAIGAALLVTVMNNRTETKALELTENAMGVIDPSIAQSEQAIAEAQTQIINEAMLHGINFSFFVSTIIGAVALVLAFFIRRVKSDGTIENRNAKKKTANPAIVK, encoded by the coding sequence ATGAGTGAAATAAATCCTATTGAACATAAACCCCCATATGGTATGATTGCGATTTTGTTTATTGGTGCCTTTGTTTCTATTTTAAATGAAACACTATTAAATGTGGCACTGCCGTCCATTATGGAGGAATTTCAGGTTAATCCTACAGCTGTACAGTGGCTGTCTACTGGATACATGCTTATTAATGGTATTTTAATACCTGCAAGTGCATTTTTTATTCAGCGTTTTACGAACCGGAGTTTATTTCTGACTGCAATGACGCTATTTACTTTAGGAACATTGCTTGCAAGCCTGTCTCCAACGTTCGGCATACTGCTTACAGCAAGAATGATTCAAGCCTCAGGCTCAGCGGTGATGATGCCATTGTTAATGAACATTATGCTTACGGCTTTTCCAAAAGAAAAAAGAGGAACTGCCATGGGAATTTTTGGGATGGTTATGTTCGTGGCACCAGCGATAGGACCGACCCTCTCTGGGTGGATTGTTGAACATTATAGCTGGAGAATGCTGTTCGACATTGTATTACCCTTTGCTGTCTTTACCTTAGTTTATTCTATTTTCAAACTGAAAAATATTACACCGCAGCGTAATTTAAAACTTGATGTATTTTCCATTGTTTTATCTAGTTTAGGCTTTGGCGGTCTATTATACGGTTTTAGTTCAGCTGGCGACAAAGGATGGGATCACCCACTTGTATATGGCACCATTATCATTGGTTTTATAGCCTTAATTGCTTTGATCCTTCGTCAGCTTCAGATGGATGATCCAATGCTCGAATTCCGGATTTTCAAATACCCAATGTTCGCATTATCGTCAGCAATTTCCATTGTTTTATCAATGGCAATGTTTTCTGCGATGATATTAGTACCGATTTATATTCAAACTATCCGCGGCTTCTCTCCAATGGACGCTGGATTACTTATGCTTCCTGGAGCAATAGTAATGGGATTCATGTCCCCAATCACCGGCCGTCTTTTTGATAAATACGGAGCACGTACGCTTGCTATTATAGGATTGATTATTATCGTAACAACGACCTTTTTCTTCAGTCAACTAGATATGGAAATGTCATACGTCAGTCTGATGCTATTATTTACACTCCGCAGCTTTGGAATGTCAATGGTAATGATGCCAGTCATGACAAATGGATTAAATCAGTTACCTATGGAAGCAAACCCACATGGTACTGCAATGAATAACACACTTCAACAAGTTTCCGGTGCTATTGGTGCTGCATTGTTAGTTACCGTTATGAACAATCGAACGGAAACAAAGGCACTTGAATTAACTGAAAATGCGATGGGAGTAATAGATCCTAGTATAGCACAATCTGAACAGGCAATTGCAGAAGCACAGACACAAATTATCAACGAAGCAATGCTTCATGGAATTAACTTCTCTTTCTTCGTATCCACTATAATTGGAGCTGTAGCTCTGGTTTTGGCATTCTTTATTCGCCGGGTTAAATCAGACGGCACAATTGAAAATAGAAATGCAAAGAAAAAAACAGCGAATCCAGCGATTGTTAAATAA
- a CDS encoding helix-turn-helix domain-containing protein, producing the protein MMNLEKYIAQYMKKEFSESSFQIWNYDAAVGNAQLLKDRGREKSDSVPECNPNIGCYYIKKGDVHTDLHFYYLKKHGIVLRIFKRIETVSNSVMEHLFYCLRSGVLEERLDTKTQEQKVLMESMHSISSSLNLDHVLKTIIRHALNVIPAADAGYLMIYNLKKQKLIPKAPVGFNDSIYQFQTRIGESITGKVFEDGKSRIYNSYEEIIAAMHAHLVLPENFQQIHLSSNGVEGAICVPVAIDANRIGVMIIHQCKLRKRLDQEDMMLLEGFATQAAIAIQNAQYYTETKEQLQQITNLSAQLKERNAQLQKRQEVHDTLTMLSLKNKGIHLLVEGMQNMMDRKVIFFNGLENDFYSVNENETAVFSVFEIRTLFSERRMDFYATTDKEACFYFYPIYNGEIFIGCLIIPLDTPISDFDRITLEQGSTVLALELVNRQTATKIYHRSVYEQFRKLLACEDRNRLIQYGKEMNLDINGYWMVAVLEIPKERVDLQYLDIHVHQLASRINSEIGDREKLVYGFYNKISLLVPLSNREEVNEIKAKLKTVRIQQNDKGSAIFRGGLSSVYKGLEFIRKCFDEANKTISYLSSRSSLEVIRYEEIGLDRLFLNQPSGDIEQFIQETLSPLTKENSRYKELEKTLLAYVEANRSPGKTAKLLHIHINTLYQRLQTIEELLGVDLNNSEDILKIQLACHLKQSQMALRDG; encoded by the coding sequence ATGATGAATCTAGAAAAGTATATTGCTCAATATATGAAAAAGGAATTTAGTGAAAGCAGCTTTCAAATCTGGAATTATGATGCGGCAGTGGGAAATGCACAGTTATTAAAAGATCGAGGGAGGGAAAAAAGCGATTCTGTTCCAGAATGTAATCCTAATATCGGTTGCTATTACATAAAGAAAGGTGACGTTCATACGGACCTTCATTTTTATTATTTAAAAAAACATGGAATTGTGTTACGCATTTTTAAACGGATAGAAACAGTGAGTAACTCCGTAATGGAACATCTTTTTTACTGTTTACGTTCCGGTGTGCTTGAAGAAAGGCTAGACACGAAGACTCAAGAACAAAAAGTACTCATGGAGAGTATGCATTCCATATCTTCCAGTCTTAATTTGGATCATGTATTAAAAACCATTATTCGTCATGCACTGAATGTAATTCCAGCAGCAGATGCGGGTTATTTGATGATTTATAATCTCAAAAAGCAAAAACTAATACCGAAAGCGCCAGTTGGTTTTAATGATTCGATTTATCAATTCCAGACGAGGATTGGTGAATCGATTACAGGGAAAGTTTTTGAGGATGGTAAAAGCAGAATCTACAACTCTTATGAAGAAATAATTGCAGCAATGCATGCACATCTTGTATTGCCGGAAAACTTCCAACAAATTCATCTTTCATCGAACGGTGTAGAAGGAGCAATCTGTGTTCCGGTTGCAATTGATGCTAACCGTATTGGAGTGATGATTATCCACCAATGTAAATTGAGAAAGCGACTTGATCAAGAAGATATGATGTTACTGGAAGGGTTTGCGACACAAGCTGCGATTGCAATTCAAAATGCCCAATACTATACCGAAACAAAGGAACAGCTGCAGCAAATTACCAATTTAAGTGCACAATTGAAAGAGCGAAATGCACAATTGCAAAAAAGGCAAGAAGTCCATGATACGCTCACAATGCTCTCTCTCAAAAATAAGGGAATTCACTTATTAGTTGAAGGTATGCAAAACATGATGGACCGGAAAGTTATTTTTTTTAATGGGCTGGAAAATGACTTTTATTCAGTAAACGAAAATGAAACAGCAGTTTTTAGTGTTTTTGAAATCAGGACATTATTTTCTGAGCGGCGTATGGATTTTTATGCAACTACTGACAAAGAAGCGTGCTTTTATTTTTATCCGATATATAATGGAGAGATTTTCATAGGCTGTCTAATTATTCCGCTTGATACGCCAATTTCTGACTTTGATCGGATTACGCTTGAGCAGGGTAGTACAGTTTTAGCATTAGAATTGGTTAACCGTCAGACTGCAACGAAAATTTATCATCGAAGCGTTTATGAACAGTTCCGTAAATTACTCGCCTGTGAGGATAGAAATCGTTTGATTCAGTATGGAAAGGAAATGAATCTGGATATAAATGGTTACTGGATGGTTGCAGTATTGGAAATACCAAAGGAGAGAGTAGATCTTCAATATTTGGATATTCATGTGCACCAGTTAGCTTCTCGAATTAACAGCGAGATAGGGGACAGAGAAAAACTGGTATATGGTTTTTATAATAAAATTAGCTTGCTAGTGCCGTTGTCTAACAGAGAGGAAGTCAATGAAATAAAAGCAAAGCTAAAAACCGTTCGTATTCAACAGAATGATAAGGGGTCTGCAATATTTCGCGGAGGACTAAGCAGTGTGTATAAGGGGCTGGAGTTTATTCGTAAATGTTTTGATGAAGCAAATAAAACGATTTCTTATTTATCGAGTCGCAGTAGTCTGGAAGTGATTCGATACGAGGAAATTGGATTGGATCGCTTATTCCTTAATCAGCCATCTGGTGATATTGAGCAATTTATTCAGGAAACATTATCACCGCTTACAAAAGAGAATAGTCGATATAAGGAATTGGAAAAGACATTACTTGCATACGTGGAGGCGAATCGCTCCCCTGGAAAAACAGCAAAATTGCTTCATATTCATATTAATACATTGTATCAGCGGCTCCAAACCATTGAAGAACTTCTCGGTGTTGATTTAAATAATAGTGAGGATATCCTGAAAATCCAACTAGCATGTCACTTAAAGCAGTCACAAATGGCTTTGCGAGATGGATGA
- a CDS encoding DUF5058 family protein, with the protein MQQAMDLANSSMMWIVASLVIGIVIFQSIKFIQLASKTSIDVGMSKKEVRSALKTGAIAAIGPSIAIVIVAISLIAFLGNPLTLLRIGVIGSAPIESVGASFASEASGASLGGEGYNEMVITAIVWTLCLGGMGWLLFTALFTKSLDNMEKKINKGKKGKQIMGVVATAAIVAAFGNLVSAELIKGLAPIVVAVIAGATMIISTKLSERFQVSWLREWSLGLSILISLCFGYFFI; encoded by the coding sequence ATGCAACAAGCAATGGATCTTGCAAATAGTAGTATGATGTGGATTGTCGCTTCCCTAGTCATTGGAATCGTCATTTTTCAAAGTATTAAATTCATACAGCTTGCTTCAAAGACAAGTATTGATGTAGGGATGAGCAAAAAAGAGGTTCGGAGCGCCTTAAAGACCGGAGCAATTGCAGCAATTGGTCCATCAATCGCCATCGTTATTGTCGCAATCTCACTAATTGCTTTTCTAGGTAATCCACTTACATTGCTCCGAATTGGTGTTATCGGTTCTGCACCAATTGAGTCAGTTGGTGCCAGTTTTGCTTCCGAAGCATCCGGAGCTAGTCTCGGAGGTGAGGGCTACAATGAAATGGTAATTACAGCTATTGTCTGGACCTTATGTCTCGGAGGGATGGGCTGGCTCTTATTCACCGCACTGTTCACCAAATCACTCGACAATATGGAAAAGAAAATCAACAAAGGGAAAAAAGGCAAGCAAATAATGGGTGTAGTCGCAACCGCTGCAATTGTTGCTGCCTTCGGTAATCTTGTCAGTGCAGAATTAATAAAAGGACTGGCTCCAATTGTGGTTGCCGTTATCGCCGGTGCTACAATGATTATTTCAACAAAACTCTCAGAGAGATTCCAAGTTAGCTGGTTGCGTGAATGGTCACTAGGACTTTCCATTCTAATTAGTTTATGCTTCGGCTACTTTTTCATCTAA
- a CDS encoding small-conductance mechanosensitive channel, whose product MNAEKVSDIDMKSSKQSTNNSDLAMDAYHAKAHFWGRLTIWSVIALSLFLPLYLSFGLGYHPGWTVILNALAAYAGVIAVVWVLEPVMYFPILGVSGTYISFLTGNIGNMCLPSAAAAQHAVGAEPGTKKGELTATLGIGAASLVNKVILVPIILAGSFVISNIPEHLEGIFPLILPAIFGAVLAQFAIKKPIYGVIALIIGLAINLTALPIYLKSLSCIVLTVFICLQLEKYKGKKQGGYENE is encoded by the coding sequence ATGAACGCTGAAAAAGTGAGTGATATTGATATGAAAAGCAGCAAACAATCCACAAATAATAGCGATTTGGCAATGGATGCATATCACGCCAAGGCACATTTTTGGGGACGTCTGACAATTTGGAGTGTTATTGCACTATCGTTATTTCTTCCGCTATATCTGTCATTCGGCCTTGGTTACCATCCAGGTTGGACAGTTATTTTAAACGCACTTGCGGCTTACGCAGGTGTTATCGCTGTCGTCTGGGTCCTGGAACCAGTTATGTATTTTCCTATTCTAGGTGTATCTGGAACCTATATTAGTTTCTTAACAGGTAATATTGGAAATATGTGCCTTCCATCTGCAGCTGCTGCACAGCATGCTGTCGGTGCTGAACCAGGGACAAAAAAAGGAGAGCTGACAGCCACGCTTGGAATCGGCGCCGCGTCACTTGTGAATAAGGTGATTCTTGTTCCAATTATTTTAGCCGGATCCTTCGTCATCTCTAACATACCTGAACATCTGGAAGGAATATTCCCGCTAATTTTACCAGCAATATTCGGTGCAGTGCTGGCACAATTCGCTATAAAAAAACCGATCTATGGTGTTATTGCATTAATCATTGGGCTTGCAATTAATCTAACCGCTCTGCCTATTTACTTAAAGAGCCTATCATGCATCGTACTTACAGTCTTCATTTGTCTGCAATTAGAGAAATATAAAGGAAAAAAACAAGGAGGATATGAGAATGAGTAA